Below is a genomic region from Oscarella lobularis chromosome 14, ooOscLobu1.1, whole genome shotgun sequence.
CTCCTCATCTCGTCTCTGAGAAGGAgggaggcggtgtagatgtccctagactttgattatCTCTTACCTTTCCATACTGTTTCACAGCTTGAAACATTGTCATGGAGTAGGGAAGCAAATGGCCGTTTAGAGTGAATTCCAGCTTATGACTGTGGGGAAATAAAGGCGTTTGCACTTATTGCTGTCGGATGTTTACCTAGTGGGCATGGTTGATGCTCCGTGGACGCCAAATGCCTGCAAAAGCAATAAGAACTCCCGTTTATTAATAAGAAATTACCGACTGACCATGGAATCGTCTATTTCGTCATCAGAACTGGAAATAGAAGAAGTCAAGTAGTAGAAAAATGTAATGTAAAGTGATCTCTTACTCTTCAAGTTCACTAGGATGGCTTTCATCTCCCTAGAAGCGACAAAAATCAggaaatcaaaagaaaagaactaAAGCCCCTACCTGCTTCGCTTTTGCAAATCCCCGCAAATAGAGATAGCGTTCAATGGTCTAGAACTAAAGCGTGAGACCCATGCCATGCAACGTTCGTTTTGTAAACTAACGTGCACTGAAGCGAGAGGATCGATCCTCACAGGACCGCTTTTCCATTCCTTTAGAGACGCAGCTGAACGATCCCGTTGGAGAAGACACTAACGCCGCAAAAACGTAGCAAGAATTCGTTTCCTAACCCTGCATACTAACCTGTATTTGATGAGTATTGAAAAACTGCATTGTCTGTGATcgtctgcaagaaaaaaaggttAAGCATCGATAAGCGAAGCATTTTTCGTCGGTACTTTGCCACTGTGGCGCTGCCTGAGGCGTCTTGAACGCGCACTTGGAACTAAAGGGGATAGATTGACTGCAGAACTTTGCAtatatattttctttataCCTGTTCCAGTTGGCTGAGACAGCCTTGCAGTTTTTGAACCAGAGATGAAAGAGCAGATTTGTCGTCACAAACCTGAGTACATAAGAAACAAACGCAACATTTTTTTAATGCTTTTTTACCACAAGATCGGCAGGCAACGGATTTTCAGGCTCCTACATCAACGAATTGCAagtaaaaagaagaaaggaataGGAGAACTCACCGGAAGACCGGCGAAGACGTGAAGAAACAATTTGGCTCGAGTGCAGCGTccaaatttttctctcggcACCGACGAAGCCAAAAAACTAAAGAAATTAGTACAAGAATTGAACTAGAAGACCTAAGGGTTATACGTGAGAAGTTGAGGTATTAGTCCACTGTGTAAAATCTCAAATGATGATGCCCCGAGATCGGAATCCACAATGACAGTAAGAATATCTTTCAATGCTTTAGTATTCGACTTTAACTATGAGAGGACACTCTCCTACGCCTTGCTACTATGAGTTTTTACGGGTGACTTACTGTTCCTGCTGGTTTTAGGCCTAAAACGGCTTTTTCCAGTCGAGCCATGACGTCCAATTCAGGACATTCTGCATGGCTATCGTGTTCACTCGAAAAATATTCTTCGTGAAACTTTTTAGCTGAAAGCGATATTTTCGTGATAAAATATTTGACTTGTCTATGATAGGCGCACCTTCTTCAGTTATccaattattaattttttccttGTTTTCAACGGCTTGGGTCTTTTCGTCCAACTTCCCTTTCGTTTCCTAGAACCAATGTGTactcccctcccccccccaGGGAAGAGCAAACAAGGGATCGCGTacctttgatttctttcccTGTTTCTGTCCCTTAAATAAACGCCTAGTACTGGAGGAAGAAGCGGTTGCTGTGGGGCTTCCGCTGGCACCAAACAGAAGCGGACTCGACTCCGATTTGGACCGACTTGTTGCCTCTTTTCCCGTACGCCTTCGGAGCACACACTTGCCGCCTGTTCGCGTGTATCTTCTATATCTATTTTTACCTTCGAGTCATAGGAGGAGAGCCTGTAAAttggcgttttcttttgcctgAAGATGAAGCGCCGTCAATCTCAGTGTCAgctaataattattaataggAGTCTCTCTTTATAATATTGATTGATTCTGAATGTACTTTCGCCGGTTGATGCGAGTTTTTCGATTTGATGCATGACGCCTGGAGAAAATTTCGTATTTTGGGTCTCTGTCTTTTTCAACTCGTACCCTCTCTTCTAAAATGAACTTGGAAGGTGTCCGGAAGTTTCTGTATGAGAATGTTGGCCATCTGAAAGGCGCgcacgacgattttctgatCAGATGAATCCAGCATCGACGCCACGTGGCTTCAAGGAACGAAATTTCGCGCCGCCTTTATATAAGAACACATCACTCGTGGTACCTGGATATGGGATAGTCTCTGAGCAAGTCGCGAAGAACGTCAGCGCTGAAAAGAACCCAACATCCGTGTGCGAGAGAACGATCCACAAACTCAATTCTCTTACCTCGTATAGTAAAACATTCCGAGTATACAATTCAAACACTTGTAGCGAATTCCTGGGCCAGGctgcaaaggaaaaagatACACGTATGCATTAAGATATCCGCGTTTTGATCTACCGATGAATTGTACATGACATAGAGAGGCGGAAAGAGAGCCTAGAAACGAAATCAACTGAAGAAATAGCTCTTGGATTAAAACGTACGCTTGTGAAGGAGGctacgacgtcaaaatcagTGGTAAACACAGTTTTTCTGTCGTCGAGCTGAGGAAATAGAAAGGTGCACGGAAGTCAATGTCTAAGGGGGTCTTATTTATTACgggttcttcttcttctttcgttgtATTGGGTTCTGTCTGCTTTGGTTCGGTTTGTAGACGTTTTTGAACGGGACGCGCGGTTCCCGTCTCTTCATTGAACTAAAATTCCGCGttcgagacgaatttctttttctctataaaAGACCTGTTGCATCAATTGGAATTCGATCACGTATGTTTGTCCCATGATCGAGAGTTCTACTTCTTCCTCGCCAACCAGATACGcgttctgacgtcaattaGGAATTCGTTTTAATTTCGCGTTTTAAAAATTCGTTTCTTGCCTCGATTGTACGGGTATCGGCGACGTTGTATCTATGCCACAATCCCCCGTCATCTTGCCACTCCCATATCATCTTATTTAAGTGTGAATGCGTGTTGGATTAGGTCTCTATGTGTAGACTAACTTGACTTTGATCGCTCGCCAAAGGGGAGTCCTTCGCGCCGAGGAACGCgttaacagaaaacaatcCTGGACAAATAATTAGGGattaaaaataatataaataatatttacCGTCCGAAGGCAATTTTGGCAGCATGACACTAAGAATGCGTGTAAGATCAACGCGGAATCAGCTAAGGTAATACGATTATTACCTTATAAGGGAAACCAGTTCGAATAGCTCGCCAGGAGAACGTGATATCAGCTGATAAATATACGCGATTATATTCAAAAagtaataattttatttgacAGACTTCAAGTGAGTCTGGAGCGGCATCAATAGGCGTTCCGATGAGGAGATATTGAAGCGTATCGGCCATGTCTATCATCGTCGAAATGACAAGGAAAGAGAGACGGTTAGATGAACGTACTTTGCTTCAGAAGTTGCACAGCCAAAGGGGGACAATTTCCGCACATGACAGTCAACATATGTATGACGGTTGTAAACGTGGATGGAGTGATGATCGGAGGAGACGTGACCACCTaagagaagaggaaaaaacgtctttggaaggaggagaaggagaaggagagacTGTTACAAGTTGCTGAACATTTTTCAGTAGATCACAAGCCGCCAAATCCCGAAGAAATTTCTAGAAGGCACTCATAGAGTCATACGCGTTtattcatcgtttttttcttatactGGATAAGCATGAAGGTTTTCTAtgagacgagaaaacgatagGCAGACGCTTTCGACAGATTTCTTGTCCTAAATACAGTTTAgctaatttttcaattattttttatgagGATTACGCTGTGATTTAGACGATTGCTCAGAATGACTATGGAGTCGGCCACAAAGCCAAAGTCGTCTTTCGTAACAAACTGGCAACAATTGGCAGACGTGGCCAAAGCGGCtctctaaaataaaaaaatcccttaattatttatttatttaattttggTTGCTAAGCGACACCTGAGCGGCAAGCGAAAAGAAATCCAAATAGAGCAAACACGCATTGATTCCACCCTacgtcgaaaaaaaacacatcattttttaattaaaattgaatttttcttacCGCTTGCATGATTGCCTTGGCGTGACGTCGAGATAACATTTCCAAGGCAGTCAACGCTTGTTCCGCTACGTCCATGCACTGGATGACTTGTAGCTAACGGAATTTAGATGCTAAGTGCTATGTACGTTATAAAAAAAGAGTCTCTACTTTGGTTAAGAAAGCTGGAATGGCTTCGATGACGACTGCTGATGATTGGGGCAATGCTTCCATCATGTACGTTAAGGCTCGGCACGCGTGATGCATCTAGGATGGAAGGAAATAGAGAAAGGAGAACGAAGGGACGTGGAGCGCTACAATTTCTAAATTGTGTTCCATTCGCAAGAGATTCACCTATAGAAAgaattgatttattaattaattattatgaAGCGGTTCACACCAGAGCTGGAACCGCCTGTTTGCTCGGAAAACCAGCGAGAGTGTCCTCATTTCCCATCACAAGAAGCTAGAAtcaatattgattattaacTTAGAGGAATTCTGTTTCTCTACTTGACACAATTCGATGACGGATTGGAGTTGGAGTCCTTCATCGTGAGCCGCCTCAATTCCATTTATCAATTGAGAAACTTTGCTACCAGCtgccaagaaaaaaaatcaaaaataaatcaataagttTTTAGAAAACTCGCCTCCatgtgacgtcgatcgactgAGCAAATGAAAACCGCGCGCGCCCAACGCTTCCAATAATTCCGATCGAATTCCCCTCGCTTCAAGCAAAGCTAAAGAGCCAAGATTTCATTGGAGGATACAAGGGAATGGCTATGTAACCGTGAAGACGTCCTAGGTCGTCTTCCGGGTCGCGAGTTGCGCCACCACTGCTTCTAGAATTGCTTGTTCTGCTTGCTGAGCCTTCTTCGGCTAAAATCACATTTTCTCATTAaacgttttatttttattgattctttACATCGTTGCGCGTTCTGTTGATCTggatctgacgtcacaagtaagtttttttctatttttatgTATTTTTTACCTGAACTTCCGCTTGCAACGGGCTGCGATGGCACGGACTCGCCCTCTTCCTCAGACGATAACTCAAAAGGAGCCGATATTGCCACTACATTAGCACTAGGACCTCCGCCACTCTCTCCATCCCTAAAGGAACCCCCTAAACTCATTAtctatttattgatttctcgTGGATGTGAACCTCTGACTGCAAGCGCAGCCCATtccttcttccttctccgcctcctcccCGGTTTTACTCTTTGATCCTTTTCCACCCAGTTTGGCAACTTTTTTCGGTGTCTCACTTCCGGTTTTTGTTTGATAAGTCAAAGGACGTTTTCCCTTTTTTCCTTTACGACGTGGctccttgtcgtcgtcgtcgttgtcgtcgttggcaGTTTCTGACTGTGTATCagttcgccgtcgtcgatgccgTTCTCCCAAATCAGTCACTTCAAGTTTCACTCGTTTTTTCCCctagaaataataataaaaataattcattataaataaatacataaataaataaatactctGATTATATCGGTTTTGTTTGATGAATTTCGTCGTTCTGGAGAACGCGACTTCGAACCAATAGACGCTTCtgaccttaattaattaattaattaatttaattaaaagatatttttaaaattactGTTCCTTCTTGGAAACAGATCCTGATTCTGAAAGCGCAGCTTTACGGCTTAGTCTatcgagaaaaaagaaaaaatcctaGCTTTTCGGAATAAGACAAAGGGGctctctgttttttttaggCTCCGCCTACTCGAAAGCTCCCTCTTGGGAGCCTCGATTCGTCTTTGAGCGTCGTAATTGGTTGTTGGTACCTTTCCGAACGTCTCACTGGTTCCTTTTCGTTTGCGTGTGAGATAGATCGGGACCGAGACGACATCGGGTGACGGGatcgagcgaaagcgaacgagTGAACGCGTGCGCCGCGCTGGATTGGGTGTCTGTCGAGTCGCGGAgtcgagaaaggcgacgaatcTCGACTTCCACACCGTGGTAATGGCGAGCCAATACGGGACTGATAAATCACGTGTCGTGGGTGTAGGAAATCCAATTACTAAATTcaaacttaattaaaagagtGCTTATAAAATCTACACTGTGCTTTCCCTGGTTGCCAACTTTCGGTGCGGAGGATTAATAGTTTCTTCGAACGTTACAGACatttttcctccttttcgATTAGTAATTGATTCTAATGTAATCGTATGGTCGTAACTGTCCGTCGTTTCCCCCTCTTCAATCACGTTGTCCTCATCTTGTAGAAGTGATGGCAAGGCTGGAACGTTGACGAACTGCCTACGCATCATTTCAACAGTCACGTCGCTCAAGTTTCTCTGCAAATAATAGTGAGACACTCTAATAATAAGAAcctattttcttttacttgTTCAATCAACATTTTTATTGCGTCTTTCATCGATTGATTCTGatgttttattttattgatttgcCCCGATTTCGCCACAACCATGTGCCTGGACATAGACTTTCGTTCCGTTCCGCGAACCTTGCCAAGTCCCTCGACGATTTTATCGCCGCGAAACAATATAGCATAAACCTAGTTCAATTTCTCCTCCCTATATTTTACGTCTACGTCACAGCATTTCTTACTTTTGGAACAGCTTCGAGAAGGAGCGAAGTCAACGTCATAAATACGACTGTCAACGTCACtaaaacgaattgaagactGCTTATACCAGTCACTGAAATtatgacgaagaagacgatggtAAAGACAAGCGCTGAACCAAGTCCGAGGAACGTATACCACGGATTATTGATGTAGGCGAGTCGCACTTTTCGCGTCTCAATGCCCAAATGTAAGCCGTAGAGAAGGATAAGGCCGTAGTAGACAGCAAAAGCGATATACCACGTAGTCCGCGTGTCAAATGTGCAGTATACAATGTGACTGCTTATCTAAACAGAGATTCTACTATCTATTGACTTTCTTCTATAGCACGCTCACCCCTCTAATTGTCGTAGATTGATCAACTTCCTCGCGTTTATATCCGTCAACAGCTACCCAAGTAACAAATATAGCAACACTGAGTAGCGTCAAAATCACAATGGCAATAATGCCATTTTTTTGACTTCCCTACacgtaaataaaaattcgcatatacatacatattTTCTAATCAATTTACGAGGTTGATTAGACGAGCAAAGGCAgaggatcgtcgtcgacgccctTCCTTTCGCCGCTGAAGCTTCTGCTGTCGCGTCAGCATCTGTTGTATTCGCCACGTTTTCACTACCAAAGTTGCGTAAAACATAACAAAACCGGCAGTCGTTAGAACGACCCGTAACTGCGAGGAGAACCATTGGGGAATAGACTACGTTTCCTTGTGTGATACTTACGTAGCAGAGAGGCAAGGCCGCGCTATCGCTTATGTCAAAAAATCGTCCATCGCAACCGTTTAATATCCACGCAGTGTAGATAAGAATCGCAGCACTTGCTATCAAGACGTTTAGGTATGGGCCTGATAGTCGAACAATTCTACGGCGGAGATATGAGATTGGGTTTGGGAAATAAAAAAGGATCTTATTACTGACCGCATATTACGAAAGGCCACGTTGAAAGCGATAAAGAGAAGGCTCACAAGAATGGCAAAGCTGAGAATTACGACTGAACCAATAAAATAGGCTTTATCCAAATGGATTGGAACGCGTGTTATTCGGTCAGTAGGACGATTCCCTGCGAAATAAAAAGAGTAAATGGGGTAAAATGAAGCTGCCGGCTTTTTCACTGACCTGAGTCCCAAGGATCGAAATAGGAAGTCGCGTTTCCGGAAGAACCGTTATAAAGTCCGAATAAATGCTCGTCAATGATATATAATCCCGTGGATTCATTCAGATCGGAAACATTGTAGTAATAGAGTTCGACTTGTCCGAGAGATAATCGTGGATCAAAAGAAATAAGACCCTAATCAAAGATATAAGGAACGAGTGAAGGAGATGGATCTTTTATTTACCGTCACTCCATAGAATTCAATTTCCCTCAGTTCATCTACCAAATGCGTGTCGCTGATTCCTCCAGAAAATGGAAGAGACccgttcgcttttttcagCATAAGAGCAAGCGCCGTTACTCCATCGTAACTATAGCCATCAATACCCTCATCgccttttaattttttaagaacgtcttctctgttctaaaaattattttagaaTAAAGAAAGCGGTGTGGTCTGCTTAGCGGTACTTGTCCCGTTTCGAGCCACTCATTAGCCGTGATATTCGGATAGGGATCAATTTTTAAGCTAAATGACGCATTTAGGGCTCGATTGACGTTCTTAGAACAAGATTTCTCGGACTGAGACAAGAGATCACGAGGACCGTGCATTGTAATCCACACGTAGTTTGGCGACACCATTTCCATGGCAACCGCCTTATGAAGTAAAAAAGTGCAAAAatatgttaattaattatttaattaattaattacctcGCAAAGATACGACGACTCCAATTGCACGTCatcgagaagagaaacaataATAAACAGTTCATTCTTCTgcagaaatatatatatatatatatatatatatagaacTTAGAAAGATGAGAGAATAAGAGATAAGCACCTTTATATTATCTAGTACTCTTGTGACATTAGCTCCAGTGAAAGACCTTGTATTATTGGCtgctcgtcgaaacgagtcaAGCGTCTCAGTCTTTGTAGAAAAACGTCTAATTTTGACTACAAAAGGGAACTTTCGTCGTACGCACCCTAGTCTTGTCTCTGTCCCCTTTGCTAACAATAATAGCAGCATATGACCAGTCGAAGAGTTTGAGTAGGGCGGCGCCGGCATCATTGAGgagtcgacgcgacggaGCAACGGTAAAATAAGCCGCTTGACCCGTTTTATATGCGGCGTGTAAATCAGGTATGACGTtgatcttaattaaaaataaacaagactatatcaattttttttaccCCTACGTTGATGAGATTCCAGTAGGGAGCCGATTCGGCGAACAATCCGAGAATCGCTTGATCGCATTCGTGCGAATTAGCGGTGATTAGAGCAAAGCTTGGCGCTccttcgtcgatgacgtgCTCCAGAAACGCGAAATTCGACGCGCCCACCGTACATTGTTGTCGACGTTTGGGCTTGGACTAAAAAAAGCTCCTATTGCGGTCGTAGCGACGGTGTAAAGACGATCGCACTCACCGAACGGTTCTGAGTCTCCGTCATGGACACGTCGACTAACGCGAGTTGAGTGCCGTTGGCGTTTAGGTGTTCTTCGGCGAGACAGAGGCCTCGTAGTGCTGCATCGTGGACTTCGGGAGCTACTTGAACGATTATTTGATGCGGCGTTGAGCTGTCTAGTAAGGGGAGCGAATTCGTGGGGGAATGACGCGCTACGAGACGCCTACTTAGGATCTCTTGCGAGCAAAGGCGTCTTGATGCCGAAACAGTGTCGAATGCAAATGTTAGGATCAGAGAGGCTAAGGTGGTGGCAACGAGACGGTGCATTCTTCTCCAATTGcgttctttgtctttgaagtgcgcgcgcgcgctatccCACGCGTTGtaactgtaataaattaattagaggAAACAGATATATTCTTAGAGttcatttcgtcttcgtcttcgaattCGAGAACGATTGTTAGAGGCACGTCGATAAAATTCTGTCGCACTGTTTTCACTGTTTCTTCGCTCAAATTTCGCTGCATATGCAAATTTCAATTTAGTATCTATGACCCCCAACTAGCATGATAAGCTTACTTCTCTAATAAGCATTTCTATCACTTCTTTCATGTACATATTTTGACGCTTTAGCGCCGAAACTTTGGACGATTCCGCGATGCGATGCTCACTCATGGACATTCGTTCGATACCTCGAACCGTTCCCAAGCCTTCCACGTCCTTAGTCGCTCGAAAATAGACAGCGTAGatctgcaaagaaaattCGATCAATGCAGATTTTAGAGGACTACTCGCGAGTGTCAAACTTTTGGTGCAAATTCCAGAAGAAGCGTTATTGTTGCCATATAGATGACGCAAATTGACGTAATGATGTATATGACGTGTGTGGGAGTAAATATAAGAGCAATAAAAAAAGCAAGTAGAAATCCCTCCGTTGTGGTAAGACAAAAGATGGTGAAGTGAGGATTGTGGATGAACGGGATAGGCGTCGTGCGAGTATGCCATACCACATAAAATCCATAGAACAACAGCATCCCATTAACCGCTCCACAAACGATAAGGTGAAGGTGAAAGCTGCCAGAATTGCAAATTCCAACGTTTAGTCCCTGAATAAAGAAGCCCAATATTATTAGCTAAGACCTCCCCTCCGTATATCTCACGTTTATTTGACGCATCGTTATGCTTATTGGATCAAGAAGAAACCAAGTGAGAGAACCAACAAGGTTAGTCAAACCCAAGACACAGACAAAAAGCACACCGCCTCGTTCTCTTGTCTATAAACCCCCCAATCCAATTCATACACATAATGCCGTAGGGTAGGAGGCCTTACCAAGTTTCTCAGCGATGATGAGCGTCGGCGCAGACGTGCCGCTTGCTGTCCCTCCGTTATGAGACGAACTCGCATACTTTTGACGAGTACAgtcgagaaaagaacgaTGAAGCCCGTACTCGTGAGAATGAAtccaacctaaaaaaagattcAACGGTGTTTGAGGAAGTCGATTGTCGTTACCAGGCACAAATTGGCCATTGTGCTCTCGCCAAAATGAAATCTTCCTTCGAATCCCGAAATTATGCCACCAAGATACATCAAAAATGCTCCAAACGTCAAAAGAGTGTTTAGAATTGGGCCAGAGAGTTTAAAAATTCTACGAGTAAAGCGCCGTTCTGTATAGTTACATATATTTCCATACATTTACCCACCTTTCGTTTCTGTACTTCAGATTGAATAGTAGAAAGAATCCATTCAAAAGAATTCCCAAAATGTAAACCGTTGTAAATCCGATAAATGGCGACAAAGACAACATTTCCATGACAACGTTGCCATCGATCAAATCTTTAGGTCTTACTCCACCTACAAGCGGAAAGAGCCTCGAGGAAAAGCCGAGAGTAAGTGTAACGGTTTTCTCACCTATCCAAGGAACAATTTTGACTTCAGTCAAGTTGCCTTCTTTAGCGCTGAATTGGCAGAAAACTGTACTGCTCAAATTGGCTGCGGTTTAGACCGCATGTGATTAAATTAAACGCATCTGCAAATAACTCTCTACCTGAATGATAGACAAGGTCAAGATGACCAAGAGGCTCActaaaagaaacgtctcCCTAAGGACCGTGACGACTCTCCAATATCATTCAATGTAAGTATTTTCGCTGACCGTGACGCCAGAAAACGATAGCGACTTCTTCGCTACTTTTACGGCTATTCTTTTGTGCTTCATTAGAGCCAGGGCCGTAACGGCATCATAAGAGTATCCAGCCAGACCTGAGTCGTCTGACCGCGCGTCCAACTCGTCTAAAACACTTCCTCGCGTCTATATAGTAAATCAAATGAACTCTTGGCAGCATACCCAATGTAATTTCTTACCCTTCCGGTAGCCAACAGCTCATCGACGTCACCTGCGTAGGGACGTAGTCGTAGACTTATTGAACCTTCAAGTGCACTAATGATTTCGCCCACAGAACAGTTTGTTTCTTCCATTGGCTGGCTTCCCGTCGTTTCGAGTTGTTTCCGGCGAATAAACTCGTCAAGGCCACTGGGAAGAATCCATACAAAGCCCGACTTTGAACCACGTGAATAAGCCTGTAAAAAATCATGATACTATTTCTTCTAAAGATGATGCAGTTACGTGACAAATGTGTCTCAATGCCGTTTTGACTCCTAGTAGGGTAAGAATAATAATTCGACGCCTGGATTCCTGCAAATAGAAGTAGCCGGTTGTCAGAGTGCAAAATCGAA
It encodes:
- the LOC136195636 gene encoding E3 ubiquitin-protein ligase TRIP12-like isoform X2, which codes for MSSRSRSISHANEKEPVRRSERLSRKAALSESGSVSKKEQSEASIGSKSRSPERRNSSNKTDIIRGKKRVKLEVTDLGERHRRRRTDTQSETANDDNDDDDKEPRRKGKKGKRPLTYQTKTGSETPKKVAKLGGKGSKSKTGEEAEKEEGMGCACSQRDGESGGGPSANVVAISAPFELSSEEEGESVPSQPVASGSSDQQNAQRSEEGSASRTSNSRSSGGATRDPEDDLGRLHALLEARGIRSELLEALGARGFHLLSRSTSHGAGSKVSQLINGIEAAHDEGLQLQSVIELCQLLVMGNEDTLAGFPSKQAVPALVNLLRMEHNLEIMHHACRALTYMMEALPQSSAVVIEAIPAFLTKLQVIQCMDVAEQALTALEMLSRRHAKAIMQAGGINACLLYLDFFSLAAQRAALATSANCCQFVTKDDFGFVADSIVILSNRLNHSDKKSVESVCLSFSRLIENLHAYPKFLRDLAACDLLKNVQQLVVTSPPIITPSTFTTVIHMLTVMCGNCPPLAVQLLKQNMADTLQYLLIGTPIDAAPDSLELISRSPGELFELVSLISVMLPKLPSDGLFSVNAFLGAKDSPLASDQSQMIWEWQDDGGLWHRYNVADTRTIENAYLVGEEEVELSIMGQTYVIEFQLMQQFNEETGTARPVQKRLQTEPKQTEPNTTKEEEEPLDDRKTVFTTDFDVVASFTSALFPPLYVMYNSSPGPGIRYKCLNCILGMFYYTSADVLRDLLRDYPISSHVASMLDSSDQKIVVRAFQMANILIQKLPDTFQVHFRREGVMHQIEKLASTGETDTEIDGASSSGKRKRQFTGSPPMTRRRTGKEATSRSKSESSPLLFGASGSPTATASSSSTRRLFKGQKQGKKSKETKGKLDEKTQAVENKEKINNWITEEAKKFHEEYFSSEHDSHAECPELDVMARLEKAVLGLKPAGTLKSNTKALKDILTVIVDSDLGASSFEILHSGLIPQLLTFLASSVPREKFGRCTRAKLFLHVFAGLPEPENPLPADLVVCDDKSALSSLVQKLQGCLSQLEQFQVRVQDASGSATVAKRSQTMQFFNTHQIQCLLQRDRSAASLKEWKSGPVRIDPLASVHTIERYLYLRGFAKAKQGDESHPSELEDSDDEIDDSMAFGVHGASTMPTSHKLEFTLNGHLLPYSMTMFQAVKQYGKRRDEESEESGDEHNPLGRASIWMEVHTIRYRPTDILEKELEDVAVAGSSTATRSPRTRSSKRKSRAGRGWRKAAKAPANTVAERPVPLLKRVDSTDLTVKKNGSLMNILLQHAGKDTGHKDKSSSALCLLRVLYLLNNKWPLLYDAVDVRRKILPTSEFVNSKLTAKATRQLQDPFVIMTGNFPTWLVDLTKSFQFLFPFECRQQLFFSSAFDRDRAMARLQEQQPELTSREPSNRFVPRLDKRKRAVSRTRILRQAEAIMNELGSSRSVLEVSFSNEVGTGLGPTLEFYTLVSRELQRADLKMWRGEEYELPEGTTASEETRARLYIKSPGGLFPACMTIDGDRDLFVHVLDQFRFLGKFLAKSMLDSRMVDLPLSVPFYKWMLGQESALSPADLWDVDPVLAKSYCQLRSSVMEKRRVESNDSLSDEEKAAAIDGIRIDESKIEDLDLDFTLPGNRDIELKPGGRDVLVTIENLDEYLELVWRWTLIEGVSDQFKAFREGFASVFPLSALSAFYPHELELLLCGSDEEKWDIRVLVDNCRPDHGYTHDSRAVQMLFEIMSSYDLMQRRCFVQFVTGCPHLPVGGFRSLNPPLTIVRKTIEPPLNPDDFLPSVMTCVNYLKLPDYSSKATMTAKLKQAALEGQHSFHLS
- the LOC136195636 gene encoding E3 ubiquitin-protein ligase TRIP12-like isoform X1, which gives rise to MSSRSRSISHANEKEPVRRSERLSRKAALSESGSVSKKEQSEASIGSKSRSPERRNSSNKTDIIRGKKRVKLEVTDLGERHRRRRTDTQSETANDDNDDDDKEPRRKGKKGKRPLTYQTKTGSETPKKVAKLGGKGSKSKTGEEAEKEEGMGCACSQRDGESGGGPSANVVAISAPFELSSEEEGESVPSQPVASGSSDPDQQNAQRSEEGSASRTSNSRSSGGATRDPEDDLGRLHALLEARGIRSELLEALGARGFHLLSRSTSHGAGSKVSQLINGIEAAHDEGLQLQSVIELCQLLVMGNEDTLAGFPSKQAVPALVNLLRMEHNLEIMHHACRALTYMMEALPQSSAVVIEAIPAFLTKLQVIQCMDVAEQALTALEMLSRRHAKAIMQAGGINACLLYLDFFSLAAQRAALATSANCCQFVTKDDFGFVADSIVILSNRLNHSDKKSVESVCLSFSRLIENLHAYPKFLRDLAACDLLKNVQQLVVTSPPIITPSTFTTVIHMLTVMCGNCPPLAVQLLKQNMADTLQYLLIGTPIDAAPDSLELISRSPGELFELVSLISVMLPKLPSDGLFSVNAFLGAKDSPLASDQSQMIWEWQDDGGLWHRYNVADTRTIENAYLVGEEEVELSIMGQTYVIEFQLMQQFNEETGTARPVQKRLQTEPKQTEPNTTKEEEEPLDDRKTVFTTDFDVVASFTSALFPPLYVMYNSSPGPGIRYKCLNCILGMFYYTSADVLRDLLRDYPISSHVASMLDSSDQKIVVRAFQMANILIQKLPDTFQVHFRREGVMHQIEKLASTGETDTEIDGASSSGKRKRQFTGSPPMTRRRTGKEATSRSKSESSPLLFGASGSPTATASSSSTRRLFKGQKQGKKSKETKGKLDEKTQAVENKEKINNWITEEAKKFHEEYFSSEHDSHAECPELDVMARLEKAVLGLKPAGTLKSNTKALKDILTVIVDSDLGASSFEILHSGLIPQLLTFLASSVPREKFGRCTRAKLFLHVFAGLPEPENPLPADLVVCDDKSALSSLVQKLQGCLSQLEQFQVRVQDASGSATVAKRSQTMQFFNTHQIQCLLQRDRSAASLKEWKSGPVRIDPLASVHTIERYLYLRGFAKAKQGDESHPSELEDSDDEIDDSMAFGVHGASTMPTSHKLEFTLNGHLLPYSMTMFQAVKQYGKRRDEESEESGDEHNPLGRASIWMEVHTIRYRPTDILEKELEDVAVAGSSTATRSPRTRSSKRKSRAGRGWRKAAKAPANTVAERPVPLLKRVDSTDLTVKKNGSLMNILLQHAGKDTGHKDKSSSALCLLRVLYLLNNKWPLLYDAVDVRRKILPTSEFVNSKLTAKATRQLQDPFVIMTGNFPTWLVDLTKSFQFLFPFECRQQLFFSSAFDRDRAMARLQEQQPELTSREPSNRFVPRLDKRKRAVSRTRILRQAEAIMNELGSSRSVLEVSFSNEVGTGLGPTLEFYTLVSRELQRADLKMWRGEEYELPEGTTASEETRARLYIKSPGGLFPACMTIDGDRDLFVHVLDQFRFLGKFLAKSMLDSRMVDLPLSVPFYKWMLGQESALSPADLWDVDPVLAKSYCQLRSSVMEKRRVESNDSLSDEEKAAAIDGIRIDESKIEDLDLDFTLPGNRDIELKPGGRDVLVTIENLDEYLELVWRWTLIEGVSDQFKAFREGFASVFPLSALSAFYPHELELLLCGSDEEKWDIRVLVDNCRPDHGYTHDSRAVQMLFEIMSSYDLMQRRCFVQFVTGCPHLPVGGFRSLNPPLTIVRKTIEPPLNPDDFLPSVMTCVNYLKLPDYSSKATMTAKLKQAALEGQHSFHLS